The following coding sequences are from one Virgibacillus necropolis window:
- a CDS encoding 4Fe-4S dicluster domain-containing protein has product MAFVITSPCKDEKSGECVEVCPVDCIEEGKDMFYIDPDICIDCGACEAVCPVEAIFMEDETPEQENEYIEMNRKFFEDR; this is encoded by the coding sequence ATGGCTTTTGTAATTACGTCACCTTGTAAGGACGAAAAATCAGGTGAATGTGTCGAAGTTTGCCCTGTAGATTGTATAGAAGAGGGAAAAGATATGTTTTATATCGATCCGGATATTTGTATTGATTGCGGAGCATGTGAAGCAGTTTGCCCAGTTGAGGCTATTTTCATGGAGGATGAAACTCCAGAACAAGAAAATGAATATATCGAAATGAATCGTAAATTTTTCGAAGATAGATGA
- a CDS encoding acylphosphatase, producing MITNIMVSGIVQGVGFRYATKQRAEVLNLKGYATNNADGTVSIRVDGENEQIQRFITEITNNPTQFGRVDHIDVSTINTKEDYHGFSIK from the coding sequence ATGATAACAAATATCATGGTTAGTGGAATTGTCCAAGGTGTAGGATTTCGCTATGCAACAAAACAAAGAGCAGAGGTATTAAACCTTAAGGGGTATGCTACAAATAATGCGGATGGTACAGTTTCCATACGTGTTGATGGTGAAAATGAGCAAATCCAAAGGTTTATTACAGAGATTACCAATAACCCCACCCAATTTGGCCGTGTTGACCATATTGATGTATCAACAATTAATACGAAAGAAGACTACCACGGTTTTTCTATAAAATAG
- a CDS encoding P1 family peptidase codes for MKEIRLQEIKGFRFGHAQNDDALTGCSVIICEKGAIGGVEVRGGAPGTRETDALHPENLVEEVHGIFLSGGSAFGLDVGSGMMQLLEEKSIGFDVQVTKVPIVAGAILFDLYPGDPVVRPDSKMGYEACTQAYLDKTFSQGSVGAGTGATVGKCLGYDFVMRGGIGSYALEIGELQIGAVVVVNAFGDIIDPTTNQIVAGAYDRLNGTFLKSDEQMLAQLENKPTNRFSGNTTIGSIVTNAKLTKSQANKIASIAHDGFARTIRPSHTLVDGDTLFTLTTNQIETDLNVLSMLASQVVEQAVLNAVRNATGVFQIPSYKDIQK; via the coding sequence ATGAAAGAAATACGTCTACAAGAGATAAAAGGATTTCGCTTTGGTCATGCGCAAAATGATGACGCGCTAACTGGTTGTAGTGTCATTATTTGTGAGAAGGGCGCAATCGGTGGTGTTGAAGTTCGCGGTGGAGCACCAGGAACACGTGAAACAGATGCGTTACATCCTGAAAACCTTGTCGAAGAAGTACATGGCATTTTTTTATCAGGAGGTAGTGCATTTGGACTTGATGTAGGCAGCGGAATGATGCAACTTTTAGAAGAAAAAAGTATTGGCTTTGATGTGCAAGTTACAAAGGTTCCAATTGTAGCTGGAGCAATTCTATTCGACTTATATCCCGGAGACCCAGTTGTCCGCCCTGATAGTAAGATGGGATATGAGGCTTGTACACAAGCCTATTTAGACAAAACATTTAGTCAGGGAAGTGTGGGTGCTGGGACAGGTGCAACTGTAGGAAAATGTTTAGGTTATGATTTTGTGATGCGTGGAGGAATTGGGAGCTATGCGTTAGAAATTGGTGAATTACAGATAGGAGCGGTAGTTGTTGTAAATGCTTTTGGTGATATCATTGATCCGACAACCAATCAGATAGTAGCAGGGGCTTACGATCGTTTAAATGGAACGTTTCTTAAAAGTGATGAGCAAATGCTTGCGCAATTAGAAAATAAACCAACTAACCGTTTTTCTGGTAATACAACTATAGGATCTATTGTAACAAACGCCAAGCTAACTAAATCACAAGCAAATAAAATCGCTTCAATTGCCCATGATGGCTTTGCTAGAACCATCAGGCCATCCCATACATTAGTTGATGGTGATACACTTTTCACATTGACTACAAATCAAATTGAAACAGATTTAAACGTTCTAAGTATGTTAGCAAGTCAGGTTGTGGAACAAGCTGTATTGAATGCTGTAAGAAATGCTACTGGTGTTTTTCAAATACCAAGTTATAAGGACATACAGAAATAG